The Petropleomorpha daqingensis genome includes a window with the following:
- the xylB gene encoding xylulokinase, with product MTLVAGVDSSTQACKVVVRDADTGELVRSGRAPHPPGTEVDPAAWEEALSTALAEAGGLDDVAAIAVGGQQHGMVCLDEDGAVVRPALLWNDTRSAQAAEDLTAELGGGAAWAEAVGLVPVASFTVTKLRWLAEHEPDNAARTAAVCLPHDWLTWLLAGKPGLDGLVTDRGDASGTGYWSAASGEYRADLLERALGHGAVVPRVLGPAERAGTTTGGALLGPGSGDNAAAALGLAAEPGDVVCSVGTSGVVDMVTREPVADPSGTVAGFADATGHFLPLIATLNAAQVLDATARLLGVDHDELSRLALSAPAGAGGLVLVPYLEGERTPNRPDATGALHGLTQATADRASLARAAVEGLLCGLADGLDAVAAGGTPVRRVFLIGGGAQSEAVRRIAPAVLGVPVLVPPASEYVADGAARQAAWVLAGSEAAPAWPAPGTEVYEADPTPDVRNRYAEVRELTATRQTS from the coding sequence ATGACCCTCGTCGCGGGGGTCGACTCGTCGACCCAGGCGTGCAAGGTCGTCGTCCGCGACGCCGACACCGGGGAGCTCGTCCGTTCCGGGCGGGCTCCCCACCCGCCGGGCACCGAGGTGGACCCGGCGGCGTGGGAGGAGGCGCTGTCGACCGCGCTGGCGGAGGCCGGCGGTCTGGACGACGTCGCCGCGATCGCCGTCGGCGGCCAGCAGCACGGGATGGTCTGCCTCGACGAGGACGGCGCCGTCGTCCGCCCGGCGCTGCTGTGGAATGACACCCGCTCCGCGCAGGCCGCCGAGGACCTCACCGCCGAGCTGGGCGGGGGAGCGGCGTGGGCCGAGGCGGTCGGGCTGGTGCCGGTCGCCTCGTTCACCGTGACCAAGCTGCGCTGGTTGGCCGAGCACGAGCCGGACAACGCGGCCCGGACGGCGGCGGTCTGCCTGCCGCACGACTGGCTGACCTGGCTGCTGGCGGGAAAGCCCGGCCTGGACGGGCTGGTCACCGACCGCGGGGACGCGTCCGGCACCGGCTACTGGTCGGCGGCGTCGGGGGAGTACCGGGCCGACCTGCTGGAGCGCGCGCTCGGGCACGGCGCGGTCGTCCCGCGGGTGCTCGGACCGGCCGAGCGGGCCGGGACCACGACCGGCGGCGCGCTGCTCGGCCCGGGGTCGGGCGACAACGCCGCCGCGGCGCTGGGCCTGGCCGCCGAGCCCGGTGACGTCGTCTGCTCGGTCGGCACCTCCGGCGTGGTGGACATGGTGACCCGCGAGCCGGTGGCCGACCCGAGCGGCACCGTCGCCGGGTTCGCCGACGCGACCGGGCACTTCCTGCCGCTGATCGCCACTCTCAACGCCGCCCAGGTGCTCGATGCGACCGCGCGGCTGCTGGGCGTCGACCACGACGAGCTGTCCCGGTTGGCGCTGTCGGCGCCGGCGGGTGCGGGTGGCCTCGTGCTCGTCCCGTACCTGGAGGGGGAGCGGACGCCGAACCGTCCCGACGCCACCGGCGCCCTGCACGGTCTGACCCAGGCGACCGCCGACCGCGCCTCCCTGGCGCGGGCCGCGGTCGAGGGCCTCCTGTGCGGTCTGGCCGACGGGCTGGACGCCGTCGCCGCCGGGGGGACGCCGGTGCGCCGGGTGTTCCTCATCGGTGGCGGAGCGCAGTCGGAGGCGGTCCGCCGGATCGCGCCGGCCGTGCTCGGCGTGCCCGTGCTCGTGCCGCCGGCCTCGGAGTACGTCGCCGACGGCGCCGCCCGGCAGGCCGCCTGGGTGCTCGCCGGCAGCGAGGCGGCCCCGGCCTGGCCGGCTCCGGGCACCGAGGTCTACGAGGCCGACCCCACGCCCGACGTCCGGAACCGGTACGCCGAGGTGCGGGAGCTGACCGCGACACGCCAGACGTCCTAG
- the xylA gene encoding xylose isomerase codes for MSTPQPTRDDKFTFGLWTVGWPARDPFGDATRPDLDPVESVHRLAELGAYGVTFHDDDLIPFGSDDAARENHIKRFRAALEETGLVVPMVTTNLFTHPVFKEGALTANDRGVRRYAMRKVMRNMDLAAELGAQTYVLWGGREGSEVDSAKDLKAALDRYREGIDTLAQYSIDRGYGLRLALEPKPNEPRGDIFLPTIGHALGFISSLEHADMVGLNPEVGHEQMAGLNYTHGIAQALWQGKLFHLDLNGQKGPRYDQDFVFGHGDLLSAFATVDLLENGFPSGGPRYEGPRHFDYKPLRTEEIRGVWDSAAANMRSYLLLKERALAFRADPEVQEALAEAGVPESAQPTLAEGETYEDLLRDRSAFEDFDAVAAGNRRIGAVRLSQLALEHLLGAR; via the coding sequence GTGAGCACGCCCCAGCCCACCCGCGACGACAAGTTCACCTTCGGCCTGTGGACCGTCGGCTGGCCCGCTCGCGACCCGTTCGGCGACGCCACCCGCCCCGACCTCGACCCGGTCGAGAGCGTGCACCGGCTCGCCGAGCTCGGCGCCTACGGCGTCACCTTCCACGACGACGACCTCATCCCGTTCGGCAGCGACGACGCCGCCCGGGAGAACCACATCAAGCGCTTCCGCGCCGCGCTGGAGGAGACCGGCCTCGTCGTCCCCATGGTGACGACGAACCTGTTCACCCACCCGGTGTTCAAGGAGGGCGCGCTCACCGCCAACGACCGCGGCGTGCGCCGGTACGCGATGCGCAAGGTCATGCGCAACATGGACCTCGCCGCCGAGCTCGGCGCGCAGACCTACGTGCTGTGGGGCGGCCGCGAGGGCTCCGAGGTCGACTCCGCCAAGGACCTCAAGGCCGCCCTCGACCGCTACCGCGAGGGGATCGACACGCTCGCCCAGTACTCGATCGACCGCGGCTACGGCCTGCGCCTGGCGCTGGAGCCCAAGCCGAACGAGCCGCGCGGCGACATCTTCCTGCCCACCATCGGCCACGCCCTCGGGTTCATCTCCAGCCTCGAGCACGCCGACATGGTCGGCCTCAACCCCGAGGTCGGGCACGAGCAGATGGCCGGCCTGAACTACACGCACGGCATCGCCCAGGCGCTGTGGCAGGGCAAGCTGTTCCACCTCGACCTCAACGGCCAGAAGGGCCCCCGGTACGACCAGGACTTCGTCTTCGGCCACGGCGACCTGCTCTCGGCGTTCGCCACCGTCGACCTGCTGGAGAACGGCTTCCCGTCGGGTGGCCCGCGCTACGAGGGCCCGCGGCACTTCGACTACAAGCCGCTGCGCACCGAGGAGATCCGGGGCGTCTGGGACTCCGCTGCGGCCAACATGCGCAGCTACCTGCTGCTCAAGGAGCGGGCGCTCGCCTTCCGCGCCGACCCCGAGGTGCAGGAGGCCCTGGCCGAGGCGGGCGTGCCCGAGTCCGCGCAGCCGACCCTGGCCGAGGGCGAGACCTACGAGGACCTGCTGCGCGACCGCTCGGCGTTCGAGGACTTCGACGCCGTGGCCGCCGGCAACCGCCGCATCGGCGCCGTCCGCCTGTCCCAGCTGGCCCTGGAGCACCTGCTCGGGGCGCGATGA
- a CDS encoding ROK family protein, which yields MEPAGARQSTLRASNLGLVLRTVCAAAAPISRADVASALGMSRATASRLVDELVAGGLLDQGERLAPPRRGRPATPLLPGSGFAALGLQVDAGLLAARVLDLRGRIVAEKVEDGDFRDSDPAATLVRLGALVADLGLPSTLRLVGTGLALPGIVDGDLLLRAPNLGWSDVRPADLLPGLDPVLGNEADLAARTVAEVAPGRPGPHRDFVYLSGQIGVGGAAVLGGRVMAGSDGWAGEMGHVCVDPHGPACPCGSTGCLEQYAGRHALLTAAGLPLDAGPRELAAREADGDAAAGAAVDTAAWALGVALAGVVNVLDIPAVVLGGSLGELADLLGPRVEEHLARRVLSARWRRPTIEPAGNGPAAGATGAALRALADVLTDPGRWLT from the coding sequence GTGGAACCGGCCGGGGCGCGCCAGTCGACGCTGCGCGCGAGCAACCTCGGCCTCGTGCTGCGCACGGTCTGCGCGGCCGCCGCGCCGATCTCCCGGGCCGACGTCGCCTCGGCGCTGGGGATGAGCCGGGCGACCGCCTCCCGGTTGGTCGACGAGCTGGTCGCCGGCGGCCTGCTGGACCAGGGCGAGCGGCTCGCCCCGCCCCGCCGCGGCCGCCCGGCCACCCCCCTGCTGCCCGGCTCCGGGTTCGCCGCACTGGGCCTCCAGGTCGACGCGGGTCTGCTCGCTGCGCGGGTGCTCGACCTGCGGGGGCGGATCGTCGCCGAGAAGGTCGAGGACGGCGACTTCCGCGACAGCGACCCGGCGGCGACGCTGGTCCGGCTGGGCGCGCTGGTGGCCGACCTCGGCCTGCCGAGCACGCTGCGGCTCGTCGGCACGGGCCTGGCGCTGCCCGGCATCGTCGACGGCGACCTCCTCCTGCGCGCGCCCAACCTCGGCTGGTCCGACGTGCGGCCGGCCGATCTCCTGCCCGGGCTGGACCCCGTCCTGGGCAACGAGGCCGACCTCGCCGCCCGCACCGTCGCGGAGGTGGCGCCCGGCCGGCCCGGTCCGCACCGCGACTTCGTCTACCTGTCCGGGCAGATCGGGGTCGGCGGGGCAGCCGTGCTCGGCGGGCGGGTGATGGCCGGCAGCGACGGCTGGGCCGGGGAGATGGGCCACGTCTGCGTCGACCCCCACGGCCCGGCCTGCCCCTGCGGGTCGACCGGCTGCCTCGAGCAGTACGCCGGCCGGCACGCGCTGCTCACCGCGGCCGGGTTGCCGCTGGACGCCGGTCCGCGCGAGCTGGCCGCCCGGGAGGCGGACGGCGACGCCGCAGCGGGCGCCGCCGTCGACACCGCCGCGTGGGCGCTCGGGGTCGCGCTGGCCGGCGTCGTCAACGTGCTGGACATCCCGGCCGTCGTGCTTGGCGGTTCGCTCGGCGAGCTGGCCGACCTGCTCGGCCCGCGGGTCGAGGAGCACCTCGCCCGCCGCGTGCTGTCGGCCCGCTGGCGGCGCCCGACGATCGAACCGGCCGGCAACGGGCCCGCCGCGGGCGCCACCGGGGCGGCGCTCCGCGCGCTGGCCGACGTCCTCACCGACCCCGGCCGCTGGCTGACCTGA
- a CDS encoding glycoside hydrolase family 3 C-terminal domain-containing protein — MIHVSPDDLDGLTLEEKAALLSGRDFWSTKPVDGLPAVVLTDGPHGVRRQAGDFDALGIFENLPATCFPPAVAVGSSWDPSVAERIGTAIAVEARALGVHVVLGPGVNIKRSPLCGRNFEYYAEDPLLAGVLGAAHVRGQEGGGVGASVKHFAANNQETERMQVSADVDERTLREIYLPAFERVVTEARPATVMCAYNKLNGVYASQHRWLLTDVLRTEWGFGGVVVSDWGAVDDRVAAVAAGLDLQMPGNHGASDRQVVDAVRSGELDESFVDVSAGRVAALTRYVTEPTDGFDAEAHSALARELAAECAVLLKNDGGVLPLAPGDRIAVVGEFARTPRFQGGGSSNVNATSVTSALDALPDDVVFAPGFTLDGSGDAAALREEAVRAASGADVAVVFAGLSDREESEGFDRTTLDLPAVQVELIRAVAAAAARTVVVLSHGGVVSLERWHDDVDAILDGFLLGQAGGAALADLLLGVANPSGHLAETIPLRLEDNPSYLNFPGEQGHVRYGEGVMVGYRHYATAGVPVRYPFGHGLSYTTFTTSDLAVEVTGDDAARVTQTVTNTGERAGKHVVQVYVATEAGPVRRPARELRAFTKVALEPGESQPVTLDLDRRAFAYWDVREGGWVVAAGTYTVQIGADSLDVVAEAAVVLAGDGVVPELTMQSSVVEWFGHPVVGAECVQLFLAGMPADLRDADADEQAGMLQMIGSMPMHRFVTDFGASIPPEELERLAKETRAARG; from the coding sequence GTGATCCACGTCTCTCCCGACGATCTCGACGGCCTGACCCTGGAGGAGAAGGCGGCGCTGCTGTCCGGCCGCGACTTCTGGTCGACCAAGCCGGTGGACGGCCTGCCCGCGGTGGTGCTCACCGACGGCCCCCACGGCGTGCGGCGGCAGGCCGGCGACTTCGACGCCCTCGGGATCTTCGAGAACCTGCCGGCGACCTGCTTCCCGCCGGCGGTGGCGGTCGGGTCGAGCTGGGACCCGTCGGTCGCCGAGCGGATCGGGACGGCGATCGCCGTCGAGGCCCGCGCGCTCGGGGTGCACGTCGTCCTCGGGCCGGGGGTGAACATCAAGCGGTCACCGCTGTGCGGCCGCAACTTCGAGTACTACGCGGAGGACCCGCTGCTGGCCGGCGTGCTCGGCGCGGCGCACGTCCGCGGCCAGGAGGGCGGCGGCGTCGGCGCCTCGGTCAAGCACTTCGCCGCCAACAACCAGGAGACCGAGCGCATGCAGGTCTCCGCGGACGTCGACGAGCGGACGCTGCGCGAGATCTACCTCCCGGCGTTCGAGCGGGTGGTCACCGAGGCGCGGCCGGCCACGGTGATGTGCGCCTACAACAAGCTCAACGGCGTCTACGCCTCGCAGCACCGCTGGCTGCTCACCGACGTGCTGCGCACCGAGTGGGGCTTCGGCGGTGTCGTCGTCTCCGACTGGGGCGCGGTCGACGACCGGGTGGCCGCGGTCGCCGCCGGCCTGGACCTGCAGATGCCGGGCAACCACGGGGCCTCCGACCGGCAGGTGGTCGACGCGGTGCGCTCCGGCGAGCTGGACGAGTCGTTCGTCGACGTCAGCGCCGGCCGCGTCGCCGCGCTGACCCGCTACGTGACCGAGCCGACCGACGGCTTCGACGCCGAGGCGCACTCCGCGCTGGCCCGTGAGCTGGCCGCCGAGTGCGCGGTGCTGCTCAAGAACGACGGCGGCGTGCTGCCGCTGGCGCCGGGAGACCGGATCGCCGTGGTGGGGGAATTCGCCCGCACGCCGCGGTTCCAGGGCGGCGGCAGCTCCAACGTCAACGCCACGAGCGTGACCTCCGCGCTGGACGCCCTGCCGGACGACGTCGTCTTCGCCCCCGGTTTCACCCTCGACGGCTCCGGCGACGCCGCCGCGCTGCGCGAGGAGGCGGTGCGCGCGGCGTCGGGCGCGGACGTGGCGGTGGTGTTCGCCGGGCTGAGCGACCGCGAGGAGTCCGAGGGCTTCGACCGGACGACGCTCGACCTCCCGGCGGTGCAGGTGGAGCTGATCCGCGCGGTCGCCGCGGCGGCTGCGCGCACCGTCGTCGTCCTCTCCCACGGCGGCGTCGTGTCGCTGGAGCGCTGGCACGACGACGTCGACGCGATCCTCGACGGGTTCCTGCTCGGCCAGGCCGGCGGCGCCGCGCTGGCCGACCTGCTGCTCGGTGTCGCCAACCCGTCGGGTCACCTGGCCGAGACGATCCCGCTGCGGCTCGAGGACAACCCCAGCTACCTGAACTTCCCCGGCGAGCAGGGGCACGTCCGCTACGGCGAGGGCGTGATGGTCGGCTACCGGCACTACGCCACCGCCGGGGTGCCGGTCCGCTACCCGTTCGGGCACGGCCTGTCGTACACGACGTTCACCACGTCGGACCTCGCCGTCGAGGTGACCGGGGACGACGCCGCGCGGGTCACGCAGACCGTCACCAACACCGGCGAGCGGGCCGGCAAGCACGTCGTCCAGGTGTACGTGGCCACCGAGGCCGGGCCGGTGCGCCGTCCGGCCCGGGAGCTGCGCGCATTCACCAAGGTGGCGCTGGAGCCGGGGGAGTCGCAACCGGTCACCCTCGACCTCGACCGCCGGGCGTTCGCCTACTGGGACGTCCGCGAGGGCGGCTGGGTCGTGGCGGCCGGCACCTACACCGTGCAGATCGGCGCGGACTCGCTGGACGTGGTCGCCGAGGCGGCCGTCGTCCTAGCCGGCGACGGCGTCGTCCCGGAGCTGACCATGCAGTCGTCGGTGGTCGAGTGGTTCGGCCACCCGGTCGTCGGCGCGGAGTGCGTGCAGCTGTTCCTGGCCGGCATGCCGGCCGACCTCCGCGACGCCGACGCCGACGAGCAGGCCGGGATGCTGCAGATGATCGGCTCGATGCCGATGCACCGGTTCGTCACCGACTTCGGGGCGAGCATCCCGCCCGAGGAGCTCGAGCGGCTGGCCAAGGAGACCCGCGCGGCCCGCGGCTGA
- a CDS encoding patatin-like phospholipase family protein encodes MTTRALVLGGGGIAGIAWEIGLLAGLAEEGVDVRDADLVVGTSAGSIVGTLLRTGSDLAELYERQLGPVPPTEKRTDFDATAMMTAIGTALAGVSDQQEARARVGALALRASTVPEEERRTTIRARIGEPAWPDRRLVVTAVDAHDGAFAAFDADSGVPLLDAVAASCAVPLVYPPITIGERRFIDGGMRSITNADLAAGYEKVLIVAPFPGTPGSPLGPSHDDEVAGLREKAEVRVVLADEVALRAFGTNPLDPATRKPSALAGRAQVPAVVEHLRAFWR; translated from the coding sequence GTGACGACGCGTGCGCTGGTGCTGGGAGGCGGCGGGATCGCCGGGATCGCCTGGGAGATCGGCCTGCTCGCGGGCCTGGCCGAGGAAGGCGTCGACGTCCGCGATGCCGACCTGGTGGTCGGGACGTCGGCCGGCTCGATCGTGGGCACGCTGCTGCGGACCGGCTCCGACCTCGCCGAGCTGTACGAGCGCCAGCTCGGGCCGGTGCCGCCGACCGAGAAGCGGACGGACTTCGACGCGACGGCGATGATGACGGCCATCGGCACGGCGCTGGCCGGGGTGAGCGACCAGCAGGAGGCCCGCGCCCGGGTCGGCGCCCTCGCACTGCGGGCGTCGACCGTGCCCGAGGAGGAGCGGCGGACGACGATCCGCGCCCGCATCGGCGAGCCGGCGTGGCCGGACCGCCGCCTCGTGGTGACCGCGGTGGACGCGCACGACGGCGCGTTCGCCGCCTTCGACGCCGACTCCGGCGTGCCCCTGCTGGACGCGGTCGCCGCGAGCTGCGCCGTCCCGCTGGTCTACCCGCCGATCACGATCGGCGAGCGCCGCTTCATCGACGGCGGCATGCGGTCGATCACCAACGCCGACCTGGCGGCGGGGTACGAGAAGGTGCTGATCGTCGCGCCGTTCCCCGGCACCCCGGGCAGCCCGCTCGGCCCGAGCCACGACGACGAGGTCGCGGGCCTGCGCGAGAAGGCGGAGGTGCGCGTCGTCCTCGCCGACGAGGTCGCCCTGCGGGCCTTCGGGACGAACCCGCTGGACCCGGCCACGCGCAAGCCGTCGGCGCTGGCCGGCCGGGCGCAGGTGCCGGCCGTGGTGGAGCACCTGCGCGCCTTCTGGCGCTGA
- a CDS encoding APC family permease: MATVTGEDRPVRRPVSLKREIGLIGLLWASTGSIIGSGWLFGAQKGLVTAGPAAVISWVIGGVAILFLALVHAELGGMYPVSGGSARFPHYAFGGAAGASFGWFSFLQAATVAPIEVSAVINYATHYSFAQGWLNKDQTLTTSGLIVAIVLMAIISSVNFLGVRALAATNSTATWWKVGVPLLTIFAVAIAGGLHPGNFTAADGFSPDGAKGILAAVATSGIIFAYLGFEQADQLAGESKNPKRDIPFAVIGSVVIGLVIYIALQVVFLMALPGSAIGPTWASTASSAFYTAFTGPWAQLAALVGLGWLATILYIDALISPAGTGLIYTAATSRVSFGLSRNGYFPNWYERLNDRAVPWIGVITSFVVGCICFLPFPSWQSLVGLITSASVLMYAGAPLALGVFRRRLPNADRPYRLPAAEVLSPLAFIVSGLIILWSGWDTDWKLGVAILLGYVILGLTRVFHLNTHNPVMQWRAAVWLPVYLVGLGLITYLSPYGPMAKPAIPLWWDIATVAVFSLVIYYWAMAVALPTAEIEHMVNEVVPDEEETLGPPLGH; encoded by the coding sequence ATGGCCACCGTCACCGGTGAGGATCGGCCGGTCCGTCGTCCCGTCTCGCTCAAACGGGAGATCGGCCTGATCGGCCTGCTGTGGGCCTCGACCGGCTCGATCATCGGCTCCGGATGGCTCTTCGGCGCCCAGAAGGGGCTGGTCACCGCGGGCCCCGCGGCGGTCATCTCCTGGGTCATCGGCGGGGTGGCGATCCTCTTCCTCGCGCTGGTGCACGCCGAGCTCGGCGGGATGTACCCGGTGTCCGGCGGGTCGGCGCGGTTCCCCCACTACGCCTTCGGCGGAGCGGCCGGTGCGTCGTTCGGCTGGTTCTCCTTCCTGCAGGCGGCGACCGTGGCGCCCATCGAGGTGTCTGCGGTGATCAACTACGCGACGCACTACTCGTTCGCGCAGGGCTGGCTGAACAAGGACCAGACGCTGACCACCAGCGGGCTGATCGTGGCGATCGTCCTCATGGCGATCATCTCGTCGGTCAACTTCCTCGGCGTGCGCGCGCTCGCGGCCACGAACAGCACCGCCACGTGGTGGAAGGTCGGCGTCCCGCTGCTGACGATCTTCGCCGTCGCGATCGCCGGCGGCCTGCACCCCGGAAACTTCACCGCCGCCGACGGGTTCTCCCCCGACGGCGCGAAGGGCATCCTCGCCGCGGTCGCGACCAGCGGGATCATCTTCGCCTACCTCGGCTTCGAGCAGGCCGACCAGCTGGCCGGGGAGAGCAAGAACCCCAAGCGGGACATCCCCTTCGCCGTCATCGGCTCGGTGGTGATCGGGCTGGTCATCTACATCGCGCTGCAGGTGGTGTTCCTGATGGCGCTGCCCGGCAGCGCGATCGGCCCGACCTGGGCGTCGACGGCGAGCAGCGCCTTCTACACGGCCTTCACCGGGCCCTGGGCGCAGCTGGCGGCGCTTGTCGGCCTCGGCTGGCTCGCGACGATCCTCTACATCGACGCGCTCATCTCGCCGGCCGGCACGGGCCTGATCTACACGGCGGCGACCTCGCGGGTCTCCTTCGGACTGTCGCGCAACGGCTACTTCCCCAACTGGTACGAGCGGCTCAACGACCGCGCCGTCCCGTGGATCGGTGTGATCACCTCGTTCGTCGTGGGCTGCATCTGCTTCCTGCCGTTCCCGAGCTGGCAGTCGCTGGTGGGGCTGATCACGAGCGCCAGCGTGCTGATGTACGCGGGCGCGCCGCTGGCCCTGGGCGTCTTCCGGCGACGGCTGCCGAACGCCGACCGCCCCTACCGGCTGCCCGCGGCGGAGGTCCTCTCGCCTCTGGCGTTCATCGTCTCGGGGCTGATCATCCTGTGGTCGGGCTGGGACACCGACTGGAAGCTGGGCGTCGCGATCCTGCTGGGCTACGTGATCCTCGGCCTGACCCGGGTCTTCCACCTGAACACGCACAACCCGGTGATGCAGTGGCGGGCCGCGGTGTGGTTGCCGGTGTACCTGGTCGGGCTCGGCCTGATCACCTACCTGAGCCCGTACGGGCCGATGGCGAAGCCGGCCATCCCGCTGTGGTGGGACATCGCCACCGTCGCCGTCTTCAGCCTGGTCATCTACTACTGGGCGATGGCCGTCGCGCTACCGACCGCGGAGATCGAGCACATGGTCAACGAGGTCGTGCCCGACGAGGAGGAGACCCTCGGTCCGCCGCTGGGTCACTAG
- a CDS encoding HAD-IA family hydrolase — protein sequence MIVPARGLLFDADGVLVDSDESIERAWVRWAHRWDHDPAAVLAGIHGRRSDDTVALLVDHADRARALADIDRYELEDVAAVTACPGAAELLAALPAGAWAVVTSGKRGLASARLTAAGLPLPSVLVPADEVPRGKPDPAGYLAGAAGLGLPAADCVVLEDSLAGIAAGTAAGAAVIGVSERALDSHVPVVVRDLRGLTWDGAALHIPAEVLLRG from the coding sequence GTGATCGTTCCTGCCCGCGGCCTGCTGTTCGACGCCGACGGCGTCCTCGTCGACTCCGACGAGAGCATCGAGCGGGCCTGGGTCCGCTGGGCGCACCGCTGGGACCACGACCCGGCGGCGGTGCTGGCCGGCATCCACGGCCGGCGGTCCGACGACACGGTGGCGCTGCTGGTCGACCACGCCGACCGCGCCCGGGCGCTGGCCGACATCGACCGCTACGAGCTCGAGGACGTCGCCGCGGTGACCGCCTGCCCCGGCGCGGCCGAGCTGCTGGCCGCGCTGCCCGCGGGGGCCTGGGCCGTCGTCACCTCGGGCAAGCGCGGCCTCGCCTCGGCCCGGCTGACCGCCGCCGGCCTGCCGCTGCCCTCGGTGCTCGTCCCGGCCGACGAGGTGCCGCGCGGCAAGCCCGACCCGGCCGGCTACCTCGCGGGCGCGGCGGGGCTCGGGCTACCCGCCGCGGACTGTGTCGTCCTGGAGGACAGCCTGGCCGGCATCGCCGCGGGAACCGCCGCCGGCGCCGCCGTCATCGGGGTGAGCGAGCGCGCCCTGGACAGCCACGTGCCGGTCGTCGTCCGCGATCTGCGCGGGCTCACCTGGGACGGCGCCGCGCTGCACATCCCGGCCGAGGTCCTGCTCCGGGGCTGA
- a CDS encoding acyl-CoA-like ligand-binding transcription factor has translation MTSGLRERKKLATRLALHEAALRLVAERGLEHVSVDDIAERADVSPRTFFNYFPTKDDAVLGLDPATTDAMAGSLRARPVGETPVQAMRAVARAQAEQMAEETELWPLRLRVIDAHPALLARLAASFGQAEQAMAAAIAERTGGTAHDLYPLLLAGVAAAAMRSALHRWLAGDFTASLPDLVDEAWDVLTRGLPAPPR, from the coding sequence GTGACGTCAGGACTGCGCGAGCGCAAGAAGCTCGCCACCCGGCTCGCGCTGCACGAGGCCGCCCTGCGGCTCGTGGCCGAGCGCGGGCTGGAGCACGTCTCCGTCGACGACATCGCCGAGCGCGCCGACGTCTCCCCCCGCACGTTCTTCAACTACTTCCCGACCAAGGACGACGCCGTCCTCGGCCTCGACCCGGCGACCACCGACGCGATGGCCGGGTCGCTGCGTGCCCGACCGGTAGGCGAGACGCCGGTGCAGGCGATGCGCGCGGTGGCCCGGGCCCAGGCCGAGCAGATGGCCGAGGAGACCGAGCTGTGGCCGCTGCGGCTGCGGGTGATCGACGCGCACCCGGCGCTGCTGGCGCGACTGGCCGCCTCGTTCGGGCAGGCCGAGCAGGCCATGGCAGCCGCGATCGCCGAGCGCACCGGCGGGACGGCGCACGACCTCTACCCGCTGCTGCTCGCCGGCGTCGCCGCCGCGGCGATGCGCAGCGCGCTGCACCGCTGGCTGGCCGGCGACTTCACCGCGTCGCTGCCCGACCTCGTCGACGAGGCCTGGGACGTGCTGACCAGGGGCCTGCCCGCCCCGCCCCGCTGA